Proteins from a genomic interval of Diprion similis isolate iyDipSimi1 chromosome 10, iyDipSimi1.1, whole genome shotgun sequence:
- the LOC124411842 gene encoding DNA topoisomerase 2-binding protein 1 isoform X2: MKNRMTSEGSQVDSDLNIYFVITRDQKDENDCSSDMWHAFNSCDEHELSPKWIKENLCDNLTPGKKDVFVLEEFEGPTFTYLRKFKCSIVGPRCLLSCFMTGEPIPEGTSPVFTTAMRGLVVSVSGLTSEAKENVGRKVEYMGGVYSRQLRNSVTHLIANFVMSEKYEKAVEQKIPIMTENWVTAVWEASLVENVRATSSRFDDYKCPVFMNLVVTSTNLSKRKKEIKQLITDNGGIFMGALDGAKVKIVVAPEDSMLSEKLKYALQNNIACVTPQWVHHSVKHGYALPFSDYLVKTTKKCSTPEKSNVNASLNFSTISTITADSNQNGFVNETMMTTMSSTIQERSPLENRAAYVEVLARLNIHQAKMAGSFLDGCNIYLTGFPMDHREKLNRILNVGSATRLDDISDAVTHVIVGDPGKALPEIKSMKSMGLSPHFLTIDWLEESMKIKSTAAEEDFKYELSEGVSDEKKVEPPSPLSKKNLQLLQKPKRPPVPVFNIDKEMNPVKVTEEPDLIQEYLRSNAPSVANKSLKELLQSPNESTLENDRHSDAKTVTNGSCHTDERRVSGLSDDSTIPITQPSETNVRILEGLTFILTGFEDQEETELSSSITTLGGKIVPNSYKGIPDYGVVPLFGAPLKHTVNEIVTDLFIEDCIDLETVVEIKYYYKPISLSKDATPLTNCVIAMSSYTGKERTFLSNVAEALGARYQDTFARKTYLNRNTYGCTHLVCPTPEGSKYNAAVKWKLPAVTADWLLACLAQERRVDERPYLVGETTIADDRTEEPKTGTPNQNKIDPVIGEMGPPSNANIRQIITPKRNLPSLQSSCSSSEMTPINKRLSIGDYKTPPSPFHVSTPDTPYGQCFKPNPSPETRKRWLKWADDLPDMFVQEPPLKRRAPSTPLSELKRQLMVELKKPFVRKEVQNPAADNDEAATVSEDIPNPVEGKDASGSPLPTNTPIKKVLSYDDENTPTKTDQINLQLAELDQVLQASTPESRPSSSSDSAKQPIYDSEPVDHITKCPVKDSQPDTVGWEDPVHTVLRRKSTIPEDVEYEDVESAPETTVLTDTGKEIQSKPKFMLSGIKDRGDYEKVIVELGGDFSKEPNYDPSATHLLCMKLARNEKLLASIAAGKWVLHCYYLRDSEEAGTFLDEEKYEWGNPKSKNIIPNPATDTERQMAAAAHRWRLKLTANPGGAFRNMVALLIGPKEKCQQFQRLICAGGGTVVEARPPYNTSPKSKKITHCFIQVKQIDQPVDWAMMASKGILCFLPQYLSDHLTTERQLNPKDCVLPEFRKYLSLLPK, from the exons atgaaaaacaGAATGACCAGCGAAGGAAGTCAGGTGGATTCcgatttgaatatatattttgtcatAACGAGAGATCAGAAAGATGAGAATGATTGCTCAAGCGACATGTGGCACGCATTTAAC AGCTGTGACGAACACGAATTATCACCAAAatggataaaagaaaatttatgcgaCAACTTAACACCAGGAAAGAAAGATGTGTTTGTATTGGAAGAATTTGAAGGGCCAACGTTTAcatatttaagaaaatttaaatgcTC AATAGTTGGGCCACGATGTTTACTCAGCTGTTTCATGACCGGGGAACCAATTCCCGAAGGAACCAGCCCGGTATTCACAACGGCAATGAGAGGCCTGGTGGTCAGTGTGTCTGGTCTCACTTCAGAGGCAAAA GAAAATGTAGGAAGGAAGGTAGAATACATGGGGGGTGTTTATTCGCGACAGTTGCGAAACAGTGTCACACATTTGATTGCAAATTTCGTCATGTCTGAGAAGTACGAG AAAGctgttgaacaaaaaataccAATTATGACCGAAAATTGGGTAACAGCAGTATGGGAAGCAAGTCTTGTGGAAAATGTACGAGCTACTAGCAGTAGATTTGATGATTACAAGTGTCCTGTCTTCATGAATCTCGTTGTTACCTCAACCAATttatcaaaacgaaaaaaggagATTAAACAATTGATCACTGATAATGGTGGT atatttatGGGAGCTTTGGATGGCGCCAAAGTAAAGATCGTTGTAGCGCCAGAAGATTCAATGCTCAGTGAAAAGCTTAAGTATGCATTACAGAATAACATCGCCTGCGTTACACCGCAATGGGTTCATCACAGTGTAAAGCACGGTTATGCCCTGCCGTTCTCAGACTACTTAGtcaaaactacaaaaaaatgttcaacacCTGAGAAATCTAATG TTAACGCATCATTAAACTTTTCCACTATAAGTACCATAACAGCAGATTCAAATCAAAATGGTTTTGTCAATGAAACTATGATGACAACAATGTCCAGTACCATTCAAGAACGATCACCGCTGGAAAACAgag CTGCTTATGTGGAAGTGCTGGCCAGGCTTAATATTCACCAGGCAAAAATGGCAGGGTCATTTTTAGATGGTTGCAAT ATCTACTTGACCGGATTTCCAATGGATCACAGAGAAAAGTTGAACCGCATATTAAATGTAGGAAGTGCAACGCGATTAGACGACATATCGGATGCTGTGACTCATGTTATTGTTGGAGATCCAGGCAAAGCATTGcctgaaataaaatcaatgaaatcAATGGGACTGAG TCcgcattttttaacaatagaCTGGTTGGAagaaagtatgaaaataaaaagcacTGCTGCAGAAGAAGACTTCAAGTATGAGCTAAGCGAAGGCGTGTCTGATGAGAAAAAAGTGGAACCACCTTCTCCGCTTAGCAAAaag AATTTACAATTACTCCAAAAACCCAAGAGACCACCAGTACCAGTGTTCAATATTGACAAGGAAATGAATCCAGTTAAAGTAACCGAAGAACCTGATCTTATTCAAGAATATCTCAGGTCAAATGCACCTA GTGTAGCCAACAAATCGCTCAAAGAACTTTTACAGTCACCGAATGAGTCGACACTAGAAAACGATAGACACAGTGACGCGAAAACTGTCACCAACGGTAGTTGTCATACAGACGAACGCCGCGTTTCAGGATTAAGCGATGACTCCACAATACCCATAACACAACCATCTGAAACTAATGTCCGGATTCTGGAGG gtttaacttttattttaactGGATTTGAAGATCAAGAAGAAACTGAGCTATCGTCTAGCATAACCACATTGGGAGGAAAAATAGTTCCAAATTCCTACAAAGGTATCCCTGATTACGGTGTGGTACCATTATTCGGCGCTCCGCTGAAGCATACAGTAAATGAAATAGTTACAGACTTATTCATC GAAGATTGTATAGACTTGGAGACAGTAGTTGAGATCAAGTATTATTACAAACCCATCTCTTTGAGTAAAGACGCTACACCATTGACAAACTGTGTCATTGCAATGAGCTCATACACGGGAAAGGAGAGAACATTTCTGTCAAACGTAGCTGAGGCCCTTGGTGCGAG GTATCAAGATACATTTGCTCGTAAAACTTACTTGAACAGAAACACATATGGATGTACACATCTGGTCTGTCCCACGCCGGAAGGAAGTAAATACAACGCAGCAGTTAAGTGGAAACTTCCGGCTGTAACTGCCGATTGGCTTTTAGCTTGTCTGGCTCAAGAGCGCCGGGTAGATGAACGCCCGTACCTTGTTGGTGAAACAACCATAG CTGATGACAGAACCGAAGAGCCCAAAACTGGAACCCCAAATCAAAACAAGATAGATCCAGTTATTGGTGAAATGGGACCGCCTTCAAATGCAAATATTAGACAAATTATAACTCCGAAACGGAATTTACCATCTCTTCAG AGTTCCTGTTCGTCTTCTGAGATGACACCTATAAACAAGAGGCTCAGCATTGGCGATTATAAAACTCCACCATCCCCATTTCACGTATCCACCCCAGATACACCATATGGACAGTGTTTCAAACCAAATCCATCTCCAGAAACGAGGAAAAGGTGGTTGAAGTGGGCAGATGACTTGCCTGATATGTTTGTGCAGGAACCACCGTTGAAACGTCGAGCACCTAGTACC CCACTTTCGGAACTGAAAAGACAATTAATGGTGGAATTGAAAAAACCATTCGTCCGTAAGGAAGTTCAA AATCCTGCAGCAGACAATGATGAAGCTGCGACTGTATCAGAGGATATTCCAAACCCAGTCGAGGGGAAAGATGCAAGCGGATCACCGCTGCCCACTAATACACcaataaaaaaagtattgtCATACGATGACGAGAATACTCCTACAAAAACAgatcaaataaattt ACAACTTGCTGAACTTGATCAAGTTCTACAAGCCTCGACCCCAGAGTCTCGACCCTCCTCTTCTTCCGATTCTGCAAAACAACCTATATACGATTCTGAACCTGTCGATCATATAACAAAGT gccctgtTAAAGACTCACAGCCTGATACTGTTGGTTGGGAGGATCCAGTCCATACAGTGTTACGTCGAAAG TCCACCATACCTGAGGACGTCGAATATGAAGATGTAGAAAGTGCGCCAGAAACGACGGTCCTGACAGACACTGGCAAGGAAATCCAGAGTAAACCCAAATTCATGCTCTCTGGAATAAAG GATCGAGGTGATTACGAAAAAGTAATAGTAGAATTAGGTGGTGATTTTTCAAAGGAACCAAACTATGATCCGTCAGCGACTCATCTTCTGTGTATGAAGCTTGCACGGAATGAAAAACTCCTTGCAAGTATAGCTGCCGGGAAATGGGTACTCCACTGTTACTACTTAAGAGATTCTGAAGAAGCAGGAACGTTTCTCGAT GAGGAAAAATACGAGTGGGGTAATCCTaagagtaaaaatattattccaaaCCCTGCTACCGACACTGAGAGACAAATGGCAGCTGCTGCTCACAGATGGAGGCTAAAATTGACAGCAAATCCAGGTGGTGCTTTTCGTAATATGGTGGCTCTGCTCATAGGTCCAAAGGAGAAATGCCAGCAGTTTCAAAGACTAATTTGTGCTGGTGGCGGAACAGTTGTCGAAGCCAG ACCGCCTTACAACACGAGTCCTAAGTCGAAGAAAATAACTCACTGTTTCATACAAGTTAAGCAGATCGACCAGCCAGTAGACTGGGCAATGATGGCAAGCAAGGGAATACTTTGTTTTTTACCCCAATACCTCAGCGATCATTTGACAACGGAAAGACAGCTCAATCCAAAAGACTGTGTATTACCTGAATTCAGAAAATATCTTTCTCTCTTGCcaaaataa
- the LOC124411842 gene encoding DNA topoisomerase 2-binding protein 1 isoform X3 translates to MTSEGSQVDSDLNIYFVITRDQKDENDCSSDMWHAFNSCDEHELSPKWIKENLCDNLTPGKKDVFVLEEFEGPTFTYLRKFKCSRIVGPRCLLSCFMTGEPIPEGTSPVFTTAMRGLVVSVSGLTSEAKENVGRKVEYMGGVYSRQLRNSVTHLIANFVMSEKYEKAVEQKIPIMTENWVTAVWEASLVENVRATSSRFDDYKCPVFMNLVVTSTNLSKRKKEIKQLITDNGGIFMGALDGAKVKIVVAPEDSMLSEKLKYALQNNIACVTPQWVHHSVKHGYALPFSDYLVKTTKKCSTPEKSNVNASLNFSTISTITADSNQNGFVNETMMTTMSSTIQERSPLENRAAYVEVLARLNIHQAKMAGSFLDGCNIYLTGFPMDHREKLNRILNVGSATRLDDISDAVTHVIVGDPGKALPEIKSMKSMGLSPHFLTIDWLEESMKIKSTAAEEDFKYELSEGVSDEKKVEPPSPLSKKNLQLLQKPKRPPVPVFNIDKEMNPVKVTEEPDLIQEYLRSNAPSVANKSLKELLQSPNESTLENDRHSDAKTVTNGSCHTDERRVSGLSDDSTIPITQPSETNVRILEGLTFILTGFEDQEETELSSSITTLGGKIVPNSYKGIPDYGVVPLFGAPLKHTVNEIVTDLFIEDCIDLETVVEIKYYYKPISLSKDATPLTNCVIAMSSYTGKERTFLSNVAEALGARYQDTFARKTYLNRNTYGCTHLVCPTPEGSKYNAAVKWKLPAVTADWLLACLAQERRVDERPYLVGETTIADDRTEEPKTGTPNQNKIDPVIGEMGPPSNANIRQIITPKRNLPSLQSSCSSSEMTPINKRLSIGDYKTPPSPFHVSTPDTPYGQCFKPNPSPETRKRWLKWADDLPDMFVQEPPLKRRAPSTPLSELKRQLMVELKKPFVRKEVQNPAADNDEAATVSEDIPNPVEGKDASGSPLPTNTPIKKVLSYDDENTPTKTDQINLQLAELDQVLQASTPESRPSSSSDSAKQPIYDSEPVDHITKCPVKDSQPDTVGWEDPVHTVLRRKSTIPEDVEYEDVESAPETTVLTDTGKEIQSKPKFMLSGIKDRGDYEKVIVELGGDFSKEPNYDPSATHLLCMKLARNEKLLASIAAGKWVLHCYYLRDSEEAGTFLDEEKYEWGNPKSKNIIPNPATDTERQMAAAAHRWRLKLTANPGGAFRNMVALLIGPKEKCQQFQRLICAGGGTVVEARPPYNTSPKSKKITHCFIQVKQIDQPVDWAMMASKGILCFLPQYLSDHLTTERQLNPKDCVLPEFRKYLSLLPK, encoded by the exons ATGACCAGCGAAGGAAGTCAGGTGGATTCcgatttgaatatatattttgtcatAACGAGAGATCAGAAAGATGAGAATGATTGCTCAAGCGACATGTGGCACGCATTTAAC AGCTGTGACGAACACGAATTATCACCAAAatggataaaagaaaatttatgcgaCAACTTAACACCAGGAAAGAAAGATGTGTTTGTATTGGAAGAATTTGAAGGGCCAACGTTTAcatatttaagaaaatttaaatgcTC cAGAATAGTTGGGCCACGATGTTTACTCAGCTGTTTCATGACCGGGGAACCAATTCCCGAAGGAACCAGCCCGGTATTCACAACGGCAATGAGAGGCCTGGTGGTCAGTGTGTCTGGTCTCACTTCAGAGGCAAAA GAAAATGTAGGAAGGAAGGTAGAATACATGGGGGGTGTTTATTCGCGACAGTTGCGAAACAGTGTCACACATTTGATTGCAAATTTCGTCATGTCTGAGAAGTACGAG AAAGctgttgaacaaaaaataccAATTATGACCGAAAATTGGGTAACAGCAGTATGGGAAGCAAGTCTTGTGGAAAATGTACGAGCTACTAGCAGTAGATTTGATGATTACAAGTGTCCTGTCTTCATGAATCTCGTTGTTACCTCAACCAATttatcaaaacgaaaaaaggagATTAAACAATTGATCACTGATAATGGTGGT atatttatGGGAGCTTTGGATGGCGCCAAAGTAAAGATCGTTGTAGCGCCAGAAGATTCAATGCTCAGTGAAAAGCTTAAGTATGCATTACAGAATAACATCGCCTGCGTTACACCGCAATGGGTTCATCACAGTGTAAAGCACGGTTATGCCCTGCCGTTCTCAGACTACTTAGtcaaaactacaaaaaaatgttcaacacCTGAGAAATCTAATG TTAACGCATCATTAAACTTTTCCACTATAAGTACCATAACAGCAGATTCAAATCAAAATGGTTTTGTCAATGAAACTATGATGACAACAATGTCCAGTACCATTCAAGAACGATCACCGCTGGAAAACAgag CTGCTTATGTGGAAGTGCTGGCCAGGCTTAATATTCACCAGGCAAAAATGGCAGGGTCATTTTTAGATGGTTGCAAT ATCTACTTGACCGGATTTCCAATGGATCACAGAGAAAAGTTGAACCGCATATTAAATGTAGGAAGTGCAACGCGATTAGACGACATATCGGATGCTGTGACTCATGTTATTGTTGGAGATCCAGGCAAAGCATTGcctgaaataaaatcaatgaaatcAATGGGACTGAG TCcgcattttttaacaatagaCTGGTTGGAagaaagtatgaaaataaaaagcacTGCTGCAGAAGAAGACTTCAAGTATGAGCTAAGCGAAGGCGTGTCTGATGAGAAAAAAGTGGAACCACCTTCTCCGCTTAGCAAAaag AATTTACAATTACTCCAAAAACCCAAGAGACCACCAGTACCAGTGTTCAATATTGACAAGGAAATGAATCCAGTTAAAGTAACCGAAGAACCTGATCTTATTCAAGAATATCTCAGGTCAAATGCACCTA GTGTAGCCAACAAATCGCTCAAAGAACTTTTACAGTCACCGAATGAGTCGACACTAGAAAACGATAGACACAGTGACGCGAAAACTGTCACCAACGGTAGTTGTCATACAGACGAACGCCGCGTTTCAGGATTAAGCGATGACTCCACAATACCCATAACACAACCATCTGAAACTAATGTCCGGATTCTGGAGG gtttaacttttattttaactGGATTTGAAGATCAAGAAGAAACTGAGCTATCGTCTAGCATAACCACATTGGGAGGAAAAATAGTTCCAAATTCCTACAAAGGTATCCCTGATTACGGTGTGGTACCATTATTCGGCGCTCCGCTGAAGCATACAGTAAATGAAATAGTTACAGACTTATTCATC GAAGATTGTATAGACTTGGAGACAGTAGTTGAGATCAAGTATTATTACAAACCCATCTCTTTGAGTAAAGACGCTACACCATTGACAAACTGTGTCATTGCAATGAGCTCATACACGGGAAAGGAGAGAACATTTCTGTCAAACGTAGCTGAGGCCCTTGGTGCGAG GTATCAAGATACATTTGCTCGTAAAACTTACTTGAACAGAAACACATATGGATGTACACATCTGGTCTGTCCCACGCCGGAAGGAAGTAAATACAACGCAGCAGTTAAGTGGAAACTTCCGGCTGTAACTGCCGATTGGCTTTTAGCTTGTCTGGCTCAAGAGCGCCGGGTAGATGAACGCCCGTACCTTGTTGGTGAAACAACCATAG CTGATGACAGAACCGAAGAGCCCAAAACTGGAACCCCAAATCAAAACAAGATAGATCCAGTTATTGGTGAAATGGGACCGCCTTCAAATGCAAATATTAGACAAATTATAACTCCGAAACGGAATTTACCATCTCTTCAG AGTTCCTGTTCGTCTTCTGAGATGACACCTATAAACAAGAGGCTCAGCATTGGCGATTATAAAACTCCACCATCCCCATTTCACGTATCCACCCCAGATACACCATATGGACAGTGTTTCAAACCAAATCCATCTCCAGAAACGAGGAAAAGGTGGTTGAAGTGGGCAGATGACTTGCCTGATATGTTTGTGCAGGAACCACCGTTGAAACGTCGAGCACCTAGTACC CCACTTTCGGAACTGAAAAGACAATTAATGGTGGAATTGAAAAAACCATTCGTCCGTAAGGAAGTTCAA AATCCTGCAGCAGACAATGATGAAGCTGCGACTGTATCAGAGGATATTCCAAACCCAGTCGAGGGGAAAGATGCAAGCGGATCACCGCTGCCCACTAATACACcaataaaaaaagtattgtCATACGATGACGAGAATACTCCTACAAAAACAgatcaaataaattt ACAACTTGCTGAACTTGATCAAGTTCTACAAGCCTCGACCCCAGAGTCTCGACCCTCCTCTTCTTCCGATTCTGCAAAACAACCTATATACGATTCTGAACCTGTCGATCATATAACAAAGT gccctgtTAAAGACTCACAGCCTGATACTGTTGGTTGGGAGGATCCAGTCCATACAGTGTTACGTCGAAAG TCCACCATACCTGAGGACGTCGAATATGAAGATGTAGAAAGTGCGCCAGAAACGACGGTCCTGACAGACACTGGCAAGGAAATCCAGAGTAAACCCAAATTCATGCTCTCTGGAATAAAG GATCGAGGTGATTACGAAAAAGTAATAGTAGAATTAGGTGGTGATTTTTCAAAGGAACCAAACTATGATCCGTCAGCGACTCATCTTCTGTGTATGAAGCTTGCACGGAATGAAAAACTCCTTGCAAGTATAGCTGCCGGGAAATGGGTACTCCACTGTTACTACTTAAGAGATTCTGAAGAAGCAGGAACGTTTCTCGAT GAGGAAAAATACGAGTGGGGTAATCCTaagagtaaaaatattattccaaaCCCTGCTACCGACACTGAGAGACAAATGGCAGCTGCTGCTCACAGATGGAGGCTAAAATTGACAGCAAATCCAGGTGGTGCTTTTCGTAATATGGTGGCTCTGCTCATAGGTCCAAAGGAGAAATGCCAGCAGTTTCAAAGACTAATTTGTGCTGGTGGCGGAACAGTTGTCGAAGCCAG ACCGCCTTACAACACGAGTCCTAAGTCGAAGAAAATAACTCACTGTTTCATACAAGTTAAGCAGATCGACCAGCCAGTAGACTGGGCAATGATGGCAAGCAAGGGAATACTTTGTTTTTTACCCCAATACCTCAGCGATCATTTGACAACGGAAAGACAGCTCAATCCAAAAGACTGTGTATTACCTGAATTCAGAAAATATCTTTCTCTCTTGCcaaaataa